The proteins below come from a single Aegilops tauschii subsp. strangulata cultivar AL8/78 chromosome 6, Aet v6.0, whole genome shotgun sequence genomic window:
- the LOC109771634 gene encoding uncharacterized protein, which translates to MVSRTPTKAPAARPGTGTGSPAKPSPSPSPAARRRQALRGGRRPSSTKRRASPLKSLAAAPAAVASSFGRSVRFCRRRLIKVFARLAVLGSPSKRRAGAAGFQRLRSSSPPPTPHFSPRAQRPGRVHAAALPPPSDPEKKTLFLDLDETLIHSQTDPAPARYDFTVRPVICGKAVTFYVCKRPGVDDFLRAAAEAFEVVIFTAGLEQYASLVLDRLDPTGALIAHRLYRSACRDDGDGRLVKDLSATGRAPDCAIIVDDNPNAYSLQPENALPVAPFIDDANDQELEKVMRFLDAAAGFEDTREAIRYYKDLATAK; encoded by the coding sequence ATGGTGTCGAGGACGCCCACGAAGGCGCCGGCGGCCAGGCCCGGCACCGGCACCGGCAGCCCCGCGaagccgtcgccgtcgccgtccccAGCGGCGAGGCGCCGCCAGGCCCTTCGCGGGGGCCGCCGCCCGTCCTCCACGAAGCGGAGGGCGTCCCCGCTCAAGTCCCTCgcggccgcccccgccgccgtgGCCTCCTCCTTCGGCCGCTCCGTGcgcttctgccgccgccgcctcatcAAGGTCTTCGCCCGCCTCGCCGTCCTCGGCTCCCCGTCCAAGCGCAGGGCCGGGGCAGCAGGGTTCCAGCGCCTCCGCTCCTCCTCGCCCCCGCCCACGCCGCACTTCTCCCCCCGCGCTCAGCGGCCCGGCAGGGTCCACGCCGCCGCGCTCCCGCCGCCGTCGGATCCGGAAAAGAAGACCCTTTTTCTGGACCTCGACGAGACGCTCATCCACTCCCAGACCGATCCGGCGCCGGCGCGCTACGACTTCACCGTGCGGCCGGTCATCTGTGGCAAGGCGGTCACCTTCTACGTCTGCAAGCGCCCGGGCGTCGACGACTTCCTCCGCGCGGCGGCGGAAGCCTTCGAGGTCGTCATCTTCACCgcggggctggagcagtacgccTCCCTCGTGCTCGACCGCCTCGACCCCACGGGCGCGCTGATCGCGCACCGCCTGTACCGCAGCGCCTGCCGAGACGACGGCGACGGCAGGCTCGTCAAGGACCTGTCGGCCACTGGCCGGGCTCCGGACTGCGCCATCATCGTCGACGACAACCCAAACGCCTACTCCCTGCAGCCAGAGAACGCCCTCCCGGTGGCACCCTTCATCGACGACGCCAATGACCAGGAGCTGGAGAAGGTCATGCGATTCTTGGACGCCGCCGCAGGGTTCGAAGATACCAGGGAGGCCATCAGGTACTACAAGGATCTCGCCACAGCGAAGTGA